From Longimicrobiaceae bacterium:
AGTCCGCCGGACTCGACCGCGACCACGTTGAGGTCCACCTCGGCGCGGGAATCCTCGGAGTAGTCGAGGTCGAGGAGGATCTCGCCGCCGACCACGCCCGCGCTCAGGGCGGCCACGAACTCGCGGAACGGGGTGGCAGCGCCGGTCTGGCCCGCGATCCAGCGGCAGGCGTCGTACAGCGCGACGGCACCGCCGGTGATGGACGCGGTGCGGGTACCGCCGTCGGCCTGGAGGACGTCGCAGTCGATCGTGACCGTCCAGTCGCCCAGGGTGGACATGTCCACGCAGGCGCGGAGGCTGCGGCCGATCAGCCGCTGGATCTCCTGCGTGCGCCCGCCCACCTGTCCGCGCTCGCGGCGCCCGCGGGTGTGCGTGGCGCGGGGGAGCATGGAGTACTCGCCGGTCACCCACCCCGCCCCGCTCCCCCTCCGCCACGGGGGAACGCCCGCCTCGACGGAGGCGGTGCAGAGGACCCTGGTCTCGCCGAAGGAGACCAGGCACGATCCCTCGGCGTAGCGGGCCACGCCGCGCTCCAGGGTGACGGGGCGCATACGGCCCGGTTCGCGGCCGTGCTGCCTCGCCGCTGCTTCAGCCATCGGACGGTTCCCTTCCCCCCCTCTGGAGGATGGAGGTGGTGGAGCGGCCGGGGACCAGCGGCGCGATCACCACCTCGCCCCCGGCGGCGGCGACTTCGTCTGCGCCTACGATCTCTTCCAGGCGGTAGTCGCCGCCCTTGACCAGCACGTCCGGAAGGAGGGCGGCGATCAGGTCGCGCGGAGTGTCCTCCCCGAACACCGTGACCGCGTCCACCGCCTGCAGCGAGGCGAGGACGTAGGCCCGGTCTTCCTCCGGGTTCACCGGACGGGTGGGGCCCTTGAGCCGG
This genomic window contains:
- the rph gene encoding ribonuclease PH, giving the protein MAEAAARQHGREPGRMRPVTLERGVARYAEGSCLVSFGETRVLCTASVEAGVPPWRRGSGAGWVTGEYSMLPRATHTRGRRERGQVGGRTQEIQRLIGRSLRACVDMSTLGDWTVTIDCDVLQADGGTRTASITGGAVALYDACRWIAGQTGAATPFREFVAALSAGVVGGEILLDLDYSEDSRAEVDLNVVAVESGGLIEIQGTGERSPFAPAQLASLVEVTTTGIRELCRLQREAVSR
- the rfaE2 gene encoding D-glycero-beta-D-manno-heptose 1-phosphate adenylyltransferase, producing MTTPPGEIPDPAAKLLTREELVARLGRPRTQRVVFTNGCFDVLHRGHAEYLRQARLLGDVLVVGLNADDSVRRLKGPTRPVNPEEDRAYVLASLQAVDAVTVFGEDTPRDLIAALLPDVLVKGGDYRLEEIVGADEVAAAGGEVVIAPLVPGRSTTSILQRGGREPSDG